The following coding sequences lie in one Rutidosis leptorrhynchoides isolate AG116_Rl617_1_P2 chromosome 4, CSIRO_AGI_Rlap_v1, whole genome shotgun sequence genomic window:
- the LOC139843960 gene encoding probable E3 ubiquitin-protein ligase ARI7 encodes MDSEDDMNDANDVDYYDEEFYNDDASYCDDDNIEGSEFDPDDDAGSDEDLVSRLQKNYNVLTEDDIRQCQEDSITQVVSVLSISRDDACMLLRRYKWNVDSVQEAWFADEDEVKKAVGMLEKTNFKPPKNGKLRCGICFESYPVYKISSAACGHPFCNTCWRAYISTSINDGPGCLTLRCPVPACGAAVRVDMVDMLTSDAVKIKYRRYLLRSYIEDNRKTKWCPAPGCEFAVKFVHGSGSYDVKCNCSYSFCWNCTEEAHRPVDCETVSKWILKNSAESENMNWILANSKPCPKCKRPIEKNQGCMHMTCNPPCKHEFCWLCLGQWSEHGERTGGFYACNRYEAAKQEGVYDEAERRREMAKNSLERYTHYYERWATNQSSRKKAMGDLEQMRTVHVEKLREKYNLAEAEMKFVIEAWLQIVECRRVLKWTYAYGYYLPEDETAKRTFFEYVQGEAEAGLERLHQCAEKELYTYLNNIEEPQLNFFEFKQKLASLTRVTRIYFENLVRALENGLADVDSLGASSKTSSSINAAGPSKPGKGKGSSKGGATSRIDDSTGWPCDQCTYMNPKNVSSCQMCNTSR; translated from the exons ATGGATTCGGAAGATGACATGAATGATGCGAACGATGTTGATTATTATGATGAAGAGTTTTACAACGATGATGCGAGTTATTGCGATGATGATAATATTGAAGGTAGTGAGTTTGATCCTGATGATGATGCTGGTTCGGATGAAGATTTAGTTAGTCGGCTACAG AAAAATTATAATGTATTGACGGAAGATGATATACGACAATGTCAAGAAGATAGCATCACACAAGTTGTCTCAGTTTTATCAATCTCAAGAGATGATGCGTGCATGCTTTTGCGCCGTTATAAGTG GAATGTTGATAGTGTTCAGGAAGCATGGTTTGCTGATGAAGATGAAGTTAAGAAGGCTGTTGGCATGCTAGAAAAAACAAATTTTAAGCCACCAAAAAATGGAAAG CTGCGTTGTGGAATCTGCTTTGAATCATATCCAGTTTATAAAATCAGTTCAGCTGCATGTGGCCATCCTTTCTGTAATACGTGCTGGAGAG CCTACATTAGCACATCTATCAACGATGGTCCTGGGTGTTTGACATTAAGATGTCCCGTTCCAGCTTGTGGTGCTGCCGTTCGTGTGGACATGGTAGATATGTTGACTTCAGATGCAGTTAAGATAAAATATAGGCGCTACCTTCTAAGATCTTATATTGAGGACAATCGAAAG ACCAAGTGGTGCCCTGCTCCTGGCTGTGAGTTTGCTGTTAAATTTGTTCATGGAAGTGGAAGCTATGATGTAAAATGCAATTGTTCGTACAGCTTTTGTTGGAAT TGTACGGAAGAAGCTCATCGCCCTGTGGATTGTGAGACTGTGTCGAAGTGGATACTGAAAAACAGCGCAGAGTCTGAAAATATGAATTG GATTCTAGCTAATTCTAAGCCTTGCCCAAAGTGCAAACGTCCAATTGAGAAGAACCAAGGCTGTATGCACATGACTTGCAACCCCCCTTGTAAACACGAATTTTGCTG GCTTTGCCTTGGCCAATGGTCAGAACATGGGGAGAGAACGGGTGGTTTTTATGCTTGCAACCGTTATGAAGCTGCAAAGCAAGAGGGAGTG TATGATGAAGCTGAACGTCGAAGAGAGATGGCAAAGAATTCTTTAGAGAGATACACTCACTATTATGAACGCTGGGCTACAAACCAATCG TCAAGGAAAAAAGCAATGGGGGATTTGGAACAGATGCGAACAGTTCAT GTTGAAAAGCTCAGGGAGAAATACAATCTAGCCGAAGCAGAAATGAAATTTGTTATAGAGGCATGGTTGCAG ATAGTTGAATGCAGGCGAGTTTTAAAATGGACCTATGCATACGGGTATTACTTACCAGAGGACGAAACTGCAAAGAGAACGTTTTTTGAATACGTACAAG GTGAAGCAGAGGCTGGCTTAGAAAGGCTTCATCAATGTGCAGAGAAGGAATTATATACTTACCTTAATAATATTGAAGAACCTCAATTGAATTTCTTTGAATTTAAACAAAAATTAGCCAGTCTGACTCG TGTTACACGTATTTACTTTGAGAACTTGGTAAGAGCACTAGAGAACGGACTTGCTGATGTGGATTCACTCGGAGCATCAAGCAAGACAAGTAGCTCAATAAATGCTGCTGGGCCAAGCAAGCCTGGCAAAGGAAAAGGTTCCTCTAAAGGTGGTGCCACTAGCCGAATAGATGACTCAACCGGGTGGCCATGTGATCAGTGCACATATATGAACCCAAAGAACGTCAGCTCATGCCAGATGTGCAACACAAGTAGGTGA